Proteins encoded in a region of the Pedosphaera parvula Ellin514 genome:
- a CDS encoding methyltransferase: MPHITPDKIGQIAFGFASSKALLSAVELGLFTELAKSPGDAASLTAKLGLNERAARDFFDTLVALGMLDRKGGFYSNTPEADLYLDRAKPTYMGGLLEMMNARLYAFWGSLTEALRTGKPQNEIKAGGNAFEVLYSNPERLEAFLKAMTGISLGTGRAIAEKFPWDNYKTFVDVGCAQGALPVQVALKHGHLTGLGYDLECVGPIYERYIRTNGLSDRLKFAPGDFFKDPLPKTDVLVMGHILHDWNLEEKKMLLKKAYDALQPGGAVLIYEAIIDDERRNNVFGLIMSLNMLIETTGGFDYTGAECCQWMREAGFRETRVEHLIGPDSMVIGIK; the protein is encoded by the coding sequence ATGCCTCACATTACTCCAGATAAGATTGGTCAAATCGCATTTGGCTTTGCGTCATCAAAGGCGTTGCTGAGCGCGGTTGAACTTGGGCTCTTCACCGAATTGGCCAAGTCGCCCGGAGACGCCGCATCCCTCACGGCGAAGTTAGGTTTGAATGAGCGAGCTGCGCGGGATTTTTTTGATACTCTGGTAGCCTTGGGAATGCTGGATCGAAAAGGTGGTTTTTATTCCAACACGCCCGAGGCGGACTTGTATCTCGATCGGGCGAAGCCAACCTACATGGGCGGCCTGCTGGAAATGATGAATGCCAGGTTGTACGCCTTTTGGGGCTCACTCACGGAAGCGTTGCGGACGGGAAAACCACAAAACGAAATAAAGGCTGGTGGAAATGCTTTCGAGGTTCTTTATAGCAATCCTGAGCGGTTGGAGGCTTTTCTTAAAGCCATGACCGGAATCAGCCTCGGAACCGGCAGGGCGATCGCGGAAAAGTTTCCGTGGGATAATTATAAGACCTTTGTGGATGTGGGCTGCGCGCAGGGTGCGCTACCGGTGCAGGTGGCCTTGAAACATGGACATCTGACCGGCCTGGGTTACGACCTGGAGTGTGTGGGGCCGATTTACGAGCGCTATATTCGCACTAATGGATTAAGTGATCGGTTGAAGTTTGCGCCAGGCGATTTCTTCAAGGATCCCCTGCCTAAAACCGATGTCCTCGTGATGGGGCATATTCTTCACGATTGGAATCTGGAAGAGAAAAAGATGTTGTTGAAAAAAGCCTATGATGCCTTGCAGCCGGGCGGTGCAGTTTTGATTTACGAAGCCATTATCGATGATGAACGCCGCAACAACGTGTTTGGCTTGATCATGAGCTTGAATATGTTGATTGAGACAACCGGAGGTTTCGATTACACCGGTGCTGAGTGTTGTCAGTGGATGCGTGAAGCGGGATTTCGTGAAACGCGGGTGGAGCACCTCATCGGGCCGGACTCGATGGTGATCGGCATCAAATAG
- a CDS encoding SEC-C metal-binding domain-containing protein has product MKRGVQIVHGNKELIEKLGRRDLCPCGSGRRFQELLPALGALRWLAS; this is encoded by the coding sequence GTGAAGCGCGGCGTCCAAATTGTTCACGGGAATAAAGAGCTGATCGAAAAGCTGGGCCGGAGAGATTTGTGCCCATGCGGTTCGGGACGCAGGTTTCAAGAATTGTTGCCTGCGCTCGGGGCGTTACGATGGCTCGCTTCGTGA
- a CDS encoding c-type cytochrome — MKSSTKWIVMPLVLMPVLGLTLAGKPSKEAHNEKIKRGKYLVEAGGCTDCHTPMKMGPKGPEPDMAFYLAGHPENAKLPPPPKLAPGPWMAVTTGSTAWSGPWGISYSANITSDENTALGIWTEDIFVKTIRTGKHYGTSRDILPPMPWQSVAKLSDEDLKAIFAYLKSVPAVKNHVPEPQAPGEVASAKNKFD; from the coding sequence ATGAAAAGTTCAACAAAATGGATTGTGATGCCGTTGGTTCTGATGCCGGTGCTTGGCCTGACATTGGCGGGCAAGCCTTCGAAAGAGGCGCATAATGAAAAAATCAAACGGGGCAAGTATTTGGTGGAAGCGGGCGGTTGCACGGATTGCCATACGCCGATGAAGATGGGACCAAAGGGACCGGAACCGGATATGGCCTTTTATCTCGCGGGCCATCCTGAGAATGCAAAGTTGCCGCCGCCTCCAAAACTTGCACCGGGACCCTGGATGGCAGTCACGACCGGCAGCACAGCCTGGTCGGGGCCATGGGGCATCAGTTATAGTGCCAATATCACCTCCGACGAAAATACTGCTCTGGGCATTTGGACCGAAGATATCTTCGTCAAAACGATCAGGACCGGAAAGCATTATGGCACCTCGCGGGATATTTTGCCGCCAATGCCATGGCAGAGTGTGGCGAAGCTTTCGGACGAAGATCTTAAAGCGATTTTTGCTTATTTGAAATCAGTACCGGCAGTGAAGAACCATGTTCCGGAACCGCAAGCGCCGGGTGAGGTGGCTTCCGCGAAGAACAAATTTGATTGA
- a CDS encoding response regulator transcription factor encodes MKKILVIEDEPEMRRNLVTILRLEQYQPLGAENGRLGLELAAKEKPDLILCDVMMPELDGYGVLKALRENAATESIPFIFLSAKGEKIDQRNGMNLGADDYLTKPVARAELLEAIVARFRRQEQQARPEFKPNFSSHEPLLSLGLTPRAAETLLWVAQGKTNLDIATILGISESTVKKHLLEIFDKLNIETRSAATLRALEVLNSPLPKVNNNPAKS; translated from the coding sequence ATGAAAAAAATTTTGGTCATTGAAGACGAGCCCGAGATGCGCCGAAACCTGGTAACCATCTTGCGCCTCGAACAATATCAACCGCTCGGCGCTGAGAACGGCCGACTGGGTCTCGAACTCGCCGCAAAGGAAAAACCTGACCTCATTCTCTGCGACGTCATGATGCCGGAATTGGATGGCTACGGGGTCCTCAAAGCTCTCCGGGAAAATGCGGCAACAGAATCCATCCCCTTCATTTTCCTGTCTGCCAAGGGAGAAAAAATTGACCAACGCAACGGCATGAATCTGGGTGCGGATGATTATTTGACCAAGCCCGTGGCCAGGGCGGAATTGCTGGAGGCCATCGTCGCCCGGTTTCGTCGGCAGGAACAGCAGGCCAGGCCTGAATTCAAGCCCAACTTTTCCTCGCACGAACCATTACTCTCGCTTGGCCTAACACCACGCGCCGCAGAAACCCTTCTCTGGGTCGCTCAGGGCAAGACCAACCTGGATATTGCCACCATTTTAGGCATCAGCGAGTCCACCGTAAAAAAGCACCTGCTCGAAATCTTCGACAAACTGAATATTGAGACGCGTAGTGCAGCCACACTGCGCGCCCTGGAAGTTCTGAATTCGCCTTTGCCGAAGGTGAACAACAACCCTGCCAAGTCTTAA
- a CDS encoding dienelactone hydrolase family protein, with product MKRLLPVLLSLCCALSMHAEIHTQAVEYKDGDTVLEGFSAYDDSIQGKRPAVLIVHQWKGLSDYEKKRAEMLAKLGYSVFACDIYGKGIRPQDTKEAGALAGKYKSDRQLLRQRVNAGLEALKKQKFTDTKNVAAIGYCFGGTTVIELARSGADVKGVVSFHGALDSPKPEDGKNIKCKVLALHGADDPYVPAKDVAAFEDEMRDAKVDWQLVKFGGAVHSFTDWTAGTDNSKGAAYNEKADKRSWQYMQDFFNELFK from the coding sequence ATGAAACGATTGTTACCGGTCTTGCTTTCACTCTGTTGCGCATTATCTATGCATGCAGAAATTCATACCCAAGCTGTCGAATACAAGGACGGGGACACCGTGCTGGAAGGTTTTTCAGCCTATGATGATTCCATTCAGGGCAAGCGTCCAGCGGTGTTGATTGTGCACCAATGGAAGGGGCTGAGTGATTATGAGAAAAAGCGGGCGGAGATGCTGGCTAAACTCGGGTATAGCGTTTTTGCGTGCGACATCTATGGCAAAGGCATAAGGCCGCAAGATACAAAGGAAGCCGGTGCACTGGCGGGAAAATATAAATCGGATCGCCAGCTCTTGCGTCAGCGTGTGAATGCCGGACTGGAAGCCTTGAAGAAACAAAAATTTACCGACACAAAGAACGTTGCGGCGATTGGATACTGTTTCGGTGGGACTACGGTGATCGAGCTCGCACGGAGCGGGGCGGATGTCAAAGGTGTGGTGAGCTTCCATGGTGCACTGGATTCGCCGAAGCCTGAAGATGGAAAGAACATCAAGTGCAAGGTGCTTGCGTTGCACGGAGCGGATGATCCGTATGTGCCGGCAAAGGATGTGGCGGCATTTGAAGATGAGATGCGCGACGCCAAGGTGGATTGGCAGTTGGTGAAGTTCGGTGGTGCGGTGCACAGCTTCACAGATTGGACGGCAGGCACTGACAACTCCAAAGGCGCTGCATACAATGAGAAGGCTGACAAGCGTTCGTGGCAGTATATGCAGGACTTTTTCAACGAGCTATTCAAGTAA
- a CDS encoding sulfite oxidase gives MIKGSVATAALALSQFPLRSFGLPEPEENEILIPFTDKLPATPNRPMIQWEQLTEWMTPEKDFFAVSHYGPAKVDAEKWNLEVSGLVKHPKTFSLAGIKARKRREITATLECSGNGSSPTFMGAVGNTKWAGTPLGPLLKECGFQKGAIEVAFFGTDEKKEKIKDNEYLQNFGRSLTIADALDDRILLAYEMNGKPLPPEHGFPLRLIVPGWYGVAWVKWLKRIEVLDHRFMGRFMARDYVTIRGEERPDCTIWRETSVTKMNVKSVVARVVRRSDGSLRISGAAWTDGTPLERVELKIDDGSWIETHTDKRNQSKYAWTFWHYDWQHPLSGEHTLVSRATDANGVIQPSADDPRIKLKKTYYEANQQYPRKFSI, from the coding sequence ATGATTAAAGGCAGCGTGGCCACGGCTGCGCTTGCCCTCTCACAGTTTCCGCTGCGCAGCTTCGGCCTGCCGGAGCCGGAGGAAAACGAAATCCTGATTCCTTTTACCGACAAACTCCCGGCCACGCCTAACCGCCCCATGATCCAGTGGGAGCAGCTCACGGAATGGATGACGCCGGAAAAGGATTTCTTTGCCGTCAGTCATTACGGCCCCGCCAAGGTAGATGCTGAGAAGTGGAACCTGGAGGTTTCCGGCCTCGTCAAACATCCCAAAACTTTTTCCCTAGCCGGAATCAAAGCCCGCAAGCGTCGCGAAATCACCGCCACGCTGGAGTGTTCCGGCAATGGCTCTTCCCCTACTTTCATGGGTGCGGTAGGCAACACGAAATGGGCTGGCACGCCCCTTGGCCCTTTGCTCAAGGAGTGTGGTTTTCAAAAGGGCGCAATCGAAGTTGCCTTCTTCGGCACCGACGAAAAGAAGGAGAAAATTAAGGACAACGAATATCTGCAAAACTTCGGACGAAGCCTGACCATCGCCGATGCCCTTGATGACCGGATTCTCCTGGCTTACGAGATGAATGGCAAGCCGTTGCCCCCCGAACACGGCTTCCCGTTGCGGCTCATTGTTCCCGGTTGGTACGGTGTCGCCTGGGTGAAATGGCTCAAGCGCATCGAAGTGTTGGACCACCGTTTCATGGGACGCTTCATGGCGCGGGACTATGTCACCATTCGCGGCGAGGAACGCCCGGATTGCACCATCTGGCGCGAAACCAGCGTGACAAAAATGAACGTAAAATCCGTCGTCGCCCGCGTGGTTCGCCGGTCAGACGGTTCACTGCGGATTTCGGGCGCAGCCTGGACCGATGGCACGCCACTGGAGCGAGTGGAACTCAAAATCGACGATGGCTCCTGGATCGAAACGCATACTGATAAGCGGAATCAATCGAAATACGCCTGGACTTTCTGGCACTACGATTGGCAGCACCCCCTTTCAGGCGAGCATACCCTCGTCTCCCGCGCCACCGATGCCAATGGTGTCATTCAACCCTCCGCTGATGACCCGCGCATCAAATTGAAGAAAACTTACTACGAAGCCAATCAGCAATACCCCCGCAAGTTCAGTATTTAA
- a CDS encoding ABC transporter ATP-binding protein, whose product MPSKSSIILEVSNLRIQRDGTVILNEVFWRVERGQHWTILGANGSGKTSLLSTLTGYLMPTAGEVAVLGQRYGESDWRELRKQIGLVSSSIRQLMADSEPALDTVVSGKYAMIDFWGTPSKADRARAMRILNQIECAYLADRPWLYLSQGERQRILIGRALMGNPRLLILDEPCAGLDPAAREHFLQFLQRLGRNKKAPTLVLVTHHVEEIMPVFSHALVIKEGHILAEGLKESVLNAEILTNAFNTPVKLTRAAGRYHLTVTGKSQSVI is encoded by the coding sequence ATGCCATCGAAGTCATCAATAATTCTGGAAGTTTCCAACCTGCGCATTCAGCGTGACGGCACGGTTATTCTGAACGAAGTGTTCTGGCGCGTCGAACGCGGCCAGCACTGGACCATTCTCGGGGCCAACGGTTCCGGCAAAACCTCCCTGTTGAGCACCTTGACCGGCTATCTCATGCCTACCGCAGGCGAAGTTGCTGTGTTGGGCCAGCGTTACGGTGAGTCGGACTGGCGCGAACTCCGCAAGCAAATCGGCCTCGTGAGCTCTTCCATTCGACAACTCATGGCGGACAGCGAACCCGCCCTCGATACCGTGGTCAGTGGCAAATACGCCATGATTGATTTCTGGGGAACACCCAGCAAGGCAGATCGCGCGCGCGCGATGCGCATCCTCAATCAAATTGAATGTGCCTACCTCGCCGACCGCCCGTGGCTTTATCTCTCGCAAGGCGAACGCCAACGAATTCTCATCGGCCGGGCGTTGATGGGCAATCCGCGCCTCCTGATTCTAGACGAACCCTGCGCCGGCCTCGATCCCGCGGCACGCGAACATTTCCTCCAATTTCTACAACGCCTCGGTCGCAACAAAAAAGCTCCCACGCTGGTTTTGGTGACTCACCATGTGGAGGAAATCATGCCGGTGTTTTCACACGCCCTCGTTATTAAAGAAGGACACATTTTGGCGGAAGGCCTCAAGGAATCTGTGCTCAACGCAGAAATTCTCACCAACGCCTTCAACACCCCGGTGAAGCTCACCCGGGCTGCCGGGCGCTATCACCTGACCGTCACCGGCAAATCGCAGTCCGTAATTTAA
- a CDS encoding 3-keto-disaccharide hydrolase, with protein sequence MKVCSLPNCFATRMVSVMVGLSMLTLTGSAADEGKELPPPKEEPKVIDAGPPPSDAIVLFDGKDLSKWEGDKGGPAKWKVEDGVVTINGTGGIHTTQSFGDCQLHVEWATPAEVKGEGQGRGNSGIFLQSRYEIQVLDSYNNKTYFHGQAGSVYKQHAPLVNCCRKPGEWQAYDIIYHAPRFDADGKLTKPGTVTVLQNGVLVQDNAEILGGTSHIGAPKYAAHALKEPLALQDHHNPVRYRNIWIREL encoded by the coding sequence ATGAAAGTTTGTTCTCTCCCAAATTGTTTTGCGACCCGCATGGTGAGTGTGATGGTTGGCCTTTCTATGTTGACCTTGACCGGTTCCGCGGCGGATGAAGGAAAAGAGCTGCCGCCGCCAAAAGAGGAGCCGAAGGTGATTGATGCCGGACCGCCGCCTTCCGATGCGATTGTTCTGTTTGATGGCAAAGACCTGTCCAAGTGGGAGGGTGACAAGGGCGGTCCTGCCAAGTGGAAGGTTGAGGATGGAGTGGTGACCATTAACGGAACTGGTGGTATCCACACGACCCAAAGCTTTGGTGATTGCCAACTGCATGTCGAGTGGGCAACACCGGCTGAAGTAAAAGGCGAGGGGCAGGGGCGCGGCAACAGCGGGATTTTCCTGCAGAGTCGCTATGAAATCCAGGTGCTCGATTCCTATAACAACAAGACGTATTTCCATGGGCAGGCCGGGTCCGTTTACAAGCAACATGCCCCGCTGGTGAACTGCTGCCGCAAGCCGGGTGAATGGCAGGCTTATGATATTATTTATCATGCGCCGAGATTTGATGCGGATGGCAAGTTGACGAAACCTGGCACCGTGACGGTTTTACAGAATGGTGTGTTGGTGCAGGACAACGCTGAAATTTTAGGTGGTACCAGCCATATTGGCGCTCCCAAATATGCGGCGCATGCCTTGAAGGAGCCACTGGCGTTGCAAGATCACCATAATCCAGTTCGCTATCGCAATATTTGGATCCGCGAACTGTAA
- a CDS encoding DUF4132 domain-containing protein: MDKSTKGEAMEYPVDASSPHLELENGITTYLKEPELDLNGKVQSRVQPQINVLEVSPEKKVVVVRLLLARMAWTIHRIRHGKVDAYFLDYLGAFQKQKQLFAVLLRNPLPFSDEDVEELVNRQYEFVQEGFEISMEKTLKVCEMVRAVRPLSPGTQRALGQIKKLIARQGQNARMQKWTETIDQLVEGKEPQVLDLQDFWAQAAQKLIASQPAELRGCWKKLLEYCRNSEQSKPSKKWLKGAGELVGQIGASSFRAAVLEWFPLVKPSAKADKMESYVPPMCERNVTVLKGLVWSCTEYADDSVINVLGNLAEISFKKLPNWGALSNKVGNACLFVLESLPGLQPIAALSRLKLKVKYATAQTLIQKALGRAAAKMGISSAELEEIAVPTYGLDEQGRLEEKFGAFIAEVRIAGTQSVELSWRTQGGKPQKSIPAEVKTQHATELKVLKRTVTEIEKMLPAQRERIEKLFVAEREWDFESWRARYLNHPLLANMSRRLIWHFQNGERKASGIWRDGKLVDIDNKQIDWLTPETKVRLWHPIGFDIDTVSKWRKWLEGHEIVQPFKQAHRELYILTDAELATGTYSNRFAAHIIKQHQFAALARQRGWKYSLQGAFDSANTPTLELPQWNLKVEFWVEGVGDNDDISRAGIFLCLSTDQVRFCRPDGEPIALSDVPALVFSEVMRDIDLFVGVCSIGNDPAWRDGGAVDHRTYWGGYSFGELSSIAQTRRDFLLRLLPRLKIAGKCSLSERFLNVQGRFRKYKIHLGSGNILMDPNDQYLCIVPNRAAEGVGEKVFLPFEGDSTLAVILSKAFLLVDDDKIKDPTIVSQIQPR; encoded by the coding sequence ATGGATAAGAGCACAAAGGGGGAAGCCATGGAATATCCCGTTGATGCGTCGTCGCCGCACCTTGAACTCGAAAACGGGATAACGACATATTTAAAAGAGCCGGAGCTGGATCTGAACGGGAAGGTGCAGTCGCGAGTTCAACCTCAGATAAACGTTCTCGAAGTGTCTCCTGAGAAGAAAGTTGTGGTAGTGCGTTTGCTGCTTGCCCGGATGGCTTGGACGATTCACCGGATAAGACACGGAAAAGTTGATGCGTATTTTTTAGATTATCTTGGTGCATTCCAGAAACAGAAGCAGCTCTTTGCTGTTCTCCTGCGTAATCCGCTGCCTTTTTCAGATGAGGATGTGGAAGAGTTGGTTAACCGGCAATATGAGTTCGTGCAGGAGGGTTTCGAGATTTCAATGGAGAAGACATTGAAGGTATGCGAGATGGTGCGAGCAGTGCGACCGCTTTCACCCGGCACTCAGAGAGCGTTGGGGCAAATAAAGAAGCTGATTGCACGCCAAGGTCAGAACGCCCGCATGCAAAAGTGGACTGAAACCATTGATCAACTCGTGGAGGGGAAGGAACCTCAAGTTCTGGACCTGCAGGATTTCTGGGCTCAAGCTGCGCAGAAGTTGATCGCCAGTCAACCGGCTGAGTTGCGGGGATGCTGGAAGAAGCTGTTAGAGTATTGTCGGAATTCCGAACAATCCAAACCTTCCAAAAAGTGGTTGAAAGGAGCGGGAGAACTGGTAGGGCAGATTGGAGCATCATCGTTCAGGGCTGCAGTGCTGGAGTGGTTTCCATTGGTGAAGCCATCCGCAAAAGCGGATAAGATGGAGTCCTATGTGCCGCCAATGTGCGAGCGCAATGTCACTGTGCTGAAAGGTCTCGTGTGGTCTTGCACAGAATACGCGGATGATTCGGTGATCAATGTCTTGGGAAACCTGGCAGAAATCAGCTTTAAGAAACTTCCCAACTGGGGAGCACTTTCGAATAAAGTTGGAAACGCATGTCTTTTTGTGTTGGAGAGCCTGCCGGGTTTGCAGCCAATAGCTGCGTTATCGCGGTTGAAGTTGAAAGTGAAGTATGCCACTGCGCAAACATTGATTCAAAAGGCATTGGGAAGAGCGGCTGCCAAAATGGGGATCAGCAGTGCGGAGTTGGAGGAAATAGCGGTTCCGACCTATGGGTTGGACGAGCAGGGCCGATTGGAAGAGAAGTTCGGCGCGTTCATCGCGGAGGTGCGCATTGCGGGCACTCAGTCGGTGGAATTGTCATGGAGGACACAGGGAGGCAAGCCGCAGAAAAGCATTCCCGCCGAAGTCAAAACTCAGCATGCAACAGAACTTAAAGTCCTGAAAAGAACTGTCACGGAAATTGAAAAAATGCTCCCGGCGCAGAGGGAGCGCATCGAGAAATTGTTCGTGGCGGAGCGCGAGTGGGATTTCGAGTCGTGGCGCGCGCGGTATCTGAACCATCCGTTGCTTGCAAACATGTCCCGGCGATTAATATGGCATTTCCAAAATGGAGAACGGAAAGCATCGGGCATCTGGCGCGACGGAAAGTTGGTGGATATTGATAATAAGCAGATAGATTGGCTGACGCCGGAAACCAAGGTCAGGCTCTGGCATCCAATCGGATTTGATATTGATACGGTGTCCAAGTGGCGGAAATGGTTGGAAGGGCATGAGATCGTTCAACCGTTTAAGCAGGCGCATAGAGAGTTGTACATCCTGACTGATGCGGAGTTGGCCACGGGAACCTATTCTAATCGATTTGCTGCCCACATCATCAAACAGCATCAGTTTGCCGCGCTGGCCAGGCAGCGCGGGTGGAAATATAGTCTGCAGGGAGCTTTTGATTCGGCAAATACGCCCACTTTGGAACTTCCGCAATGGAATTTGAAAGTGGAGTTTTGGGTTGAGGGTGTGGGAGATAACGACGATATCTCACGAGCAGGAATCTTTCTTTGTCTTTCCACAGATCAGGTTCGATTTTGCAGGCCAGATGGAGAGCCAATTGCATTGAGTGATGTGCCGGCGCTGGTGTTTTCCGAGGTGATGCGGGATATTGATTTGTTTGTGGGGGTGTGCAGCATTGGAAACGATCCTGCTTGGAGGGATGGGGGTGCAGTTGATCATCGCACTTATTGGGGAGGTTATTCCTTCGGTGAACTTTCCAGCATTGCACAAACCCGTCGTGACTTCCTGCTGCGGTTGTTGCCGAGGTTGAAAATTGCAGGCAAGTGTTCGTTGAGTGAAAGATTTCTCAACGTGCAGGGCAGGTTTCGGAAGTATAAAATTCATCTTGGCAGCGGTAACATTCTGATGGACCCGAATGATCAGTACTTGTGCATTGTTCCCAACAGAGCTGCAGAAGGTGTCGGGGAGAAGGTGTTCTTGCCGTTCGAAGGAGACAGCACACTTGCAGTGATACTCAGCAAAGCCTTTCTGCTGGTCGATGATGACAAAATAAAAGATCCCACCATCGTCAGTCAGATTCAGCCGAGATAA